In Thamnophis elegans isolate rThaEle1 unplaced genomic scaffold, rThaEle1.pri scaffold_85_arrow_ctg1, whole genome shotgun sequence, a single genomic region encodes these proteins:
- the LOC116523661 gene encoding histidine triad nucleotide-binding protein 2, mitochondrial-like: MREEQLFCSWGDESGVPVPRPQLPPGELSQRLERGLSAGGPSEEAERAQRAAEQPGPTVFSRILDGSIPAHVLYEDDQCLAFRDAAPQAPVHFLVIPRRPLTRLSRVSESDAQVRRHLLVVASQTAKAEGLSEGYGWVIINEGRQGAQSVYHLHLHVLGGRQMGWPPAEPTCAV; the protein is encoded by the exons ATGCGGGAAGAGCAGCTCTTCTGCTCCTGGGGGGACGAGAGTGGGGTCCCTGTCCCCCGCCCACAGCTGCCCCCAGGGGAGCTCAGCCAGCGACTGGAG AGGGGCTTGAGCGCGGGCGGGCCGAGCGAGGAGGCGGAGCGGGCGCAGCGCGCGGCCGAGCAACCCGGTCCCACCGTCTTCAGCCGGATCCTGGACGGCTCCATCCCGGCGCACGTGCTCTACGAGGACGACCAG TGCCTGGCTTTTCGGGACGCAGCGCCGCAGGCTCCGGTGCACTTCCTGGTGATCCCGCGACGGCCCTTGACGCGCCTTAGCCGGGTCTCCGAGAGCGACGCTCAGGTGAGAAGGC ACCTGCTGGTGGTGGCCAGTCAGACGGCCAAGGCGGAGGGCCTGTCCGAGGGCTACGGGTGGGTGA TCATCAACGAGGGCCGCCAAGGGGCGCAGTCCGTCTACCATCTCCACCTCCATGTGCTGGGCGGGCGCCAGATGGGCTGGCCCCCGGCTGAACCAACCTGCGCTGTATAG